The nucleotide sequence CTGCCGAGGTTGCGCACCCACAGCAGGTGGTCGGCCGCGGTCTTGCCGGTGGCATTGCCCGACACGGCCAGCACCAGCGGCGCGGTGCCGACCATGCCGACCGGCGCGAAGTCCTTCTCGGGATCGAAGGAGATCTTGGGATTGAGCAGCTTCGCGATCGTGAGGTTGCCGTTGATCAGCGCGCCGATGGTGTGGTCGTCGGTGGCCTTGGCGACCTGGTCGGCCACGATGTTGCCGCTCTCGCCGGGCTTGTTCTCGACCAGCACCGGCTGGCGCAGGATCTTGGCGAGCGGCTCGGCGATGGCGCGCGCCAGCAGGTCGGGCGAGGCGCCGGTCGGGAAGCCGACCAGCAGTTTCACGGGCTTGGTGGGCCAGGCGGCTTCGCCGGCGCGCGGCTTGTCCTGGGCCAGGGCGAACGGGGGAAGCAGCGAGGCGGCCAGCGCGGCGGCGCCGCCCTCGAGCAGGCGGCGTTTGGTGATCGTCACGGGAGGAACTCCGGGTGGAAGCGGCGGAGTCCGAATTGTAAACAGATCGTTACAAGAATGCTGCATCGCAGCGCGAAATCACGGCTTGCCGGCGACCAGCCTGCGCTGCGTGGGAAACAGCGACCAACCCCAGCGCTGCTGCGCGAAACCCCAGAGCCCCTGCTTGAAGAACAGCGTGGTCACGATCGCGAGCAGCCCGAGCCCCAGCAGGTACCAGGTGCCGTAGTCGCTGAGGAACTTGTTGAGCGCCCAGAAGACCAGCGCGCCGACCAGCGGCCCTTCGATGCGGCCGATGCCGCCGATCACCACCATGAAGATCGCGAACGCGCTCCAGTTGACGCTGAAGGCCGCGTCGGGGCTGATGCGCAGGTTGCCGACGAAGTACAGCGCGCCCGCGAGCCCCGCGCCGAAGGCCGCGACGCCGTACACCGCGAGCTTCATGCGCGCCACCGGCACGCCCTGCGACTCGGCCGCCACCTCGTTGTCGCGGATCGCCAGCAGCGCGAGGCCGCGCTTGCTGCGCAGGAACAGGTAGACCAGCGCCACCGCCGCCACCACGCAGCCCAGCACCATCCAGTAGGTGACGCTCTCGCGCGTGGCCTTGTCGATGCCGCGCAGCGCCGTCAGCGTGGTGCCCGAGCCGCCGCCCACCGCCGACACGTTGGCGAAGCTCAGGCGGAACACCTCGGCGATGACCCAGGTGCCGATCGCGAAGTAGCCGCCCGAGAGCCGGAACGCGAGGAAGGAGACCGGTATCGCGACCAGCCCCGCGGCCAGCGCGCCGAGGGGGATGGCGACGAAGGGGTTGAGCCCCGCGAAGTTGCCGAGCACCAGCATCGCGTAGCCGCCGAAGCCGAAGAAGGCCTGCTGCCCGATGCTGACCATGCCGCCATAGCCCGCGAGCAGGTTCCACATCATCGCGAAAATGAAGTAGCAGGCGATCTCGACGAACTCGCGCATCCAGCTCGACTCGCCCCAGAAGGGCAGGCTGGCGGCGACGAGGACCAGCGCGATGCCGACGGCGAGCGCGCCGCGGCTCGCGGCGGTGGCGCGTTCGACCGCGACGAAGGAAGGGGTGGCGGGGGTCGTCATCGGCGTCATCCGCGTGTCTTGGGAAAAAGGCCCTGCGGCCGGAACACGAGCACCGCGAGGAACACGATGTGCCCGAACCAGATGCCCCAGCCCGGATCGAGGCGGAAGCCCACCTGCTGCGCGATGCCGAGGATCATGGCGCCGGCCAGCGTGCCCCAGAACGAGCCCATGCCGCCGATGATCACGGCCTCGAAGGCGAACAGCAGCAGCAGCGTGCCGTCCGACGGCGACACCGTGGTGCGCATGCCCTGCAGCGCGCCTGCCAGCGCGATCAGCACGAAGGCGATGGCGGTCGCGAAGGCATAGACCTTCTTCGCGTCGAGCCCCATGAGCTCGGCGATCTCGCGGTCGTCCGACACGGCGCGGAACGACCGGCCCAGCGCCGTGTGCGCGAACAGCCATTGCAGCGCGCCGGTGGCCACGAGCGCCACGGCCAGCACGATCAGCGGCAGCACGCCGAGCGACAGCGATTCGCCGAGCGCCAGGCCGCGCGTGCCGAGGCCGCCGGTCTCGATGGCGCGCGGGTCGGCCGAGAACAGCTCGAGCAGCAGGTTCTGGATCACGATCGACAGGCCGAAGGTGACGACCAGCGAGGGCAGCGGGTCCTTGCCCAGCGTGCCGTTGAGCACCCAGCGCTGCAGCGCGTAGCCGAAGCCGAAGGCCACGGGCAGCACCGCGAGCGCGACCAGCCACGGCGCCGCGGCGCCGGCCAGCGACACGCCCGCGATCACCGCGAAGGCGCCGAGGATGATGAAGTCGCCCTGCGCCGTGTTCGTGAGCCGCATGACGCCGAACATCAGCGACTGGCCGAGCGCGAACAGCGTGT is from Variovorax paradoxus and encodes:
- a CDS encoding branched-chain amino acid ABC transporter permease — encoded protein: MTTPATPSFVAVERATAASRGALAVGIALVLVAASLPFWGESSWMREFVEIACYFIFAMMWNLLAGYGGMVSIGQQAFFGFGGYAMLVLGNFAGLNPFVAIPLGALAAGLVAIPVSFLAFRLSGGYFAIGTWVIAEVFRLSFANVSAVGGGSGTTLTALRGIDKATRESVTYWMVLGCVVAAVALVYLFLRSKRGLALLAIRDNEVAAESQGVPVARMKLAVYGVAAFGAGLAGALYFVGNLRISPDAAFSVNWSAFAIFMVVIGGIGRIEGPLVGALVFWALNKFLSDYGTWYLLGLGLLAIVTTLFFKQGLWGFAQQRWGWSLFPTQRRLVAGKP
- a CDS encoding branched-chain amino acid ABC transporter permease — encoded protein: MLETLLQGVLLGGLYTLFALGQSLMFGVMRLTNTAQGDFIILGAFAVIAGVSLAGAAAPWLVALAVLPVAFGFGYALQRWVLNGTLGKDPLPSLVVTFGLSIVIQNLLLELFSADPRAIETGGLGTRGLALGESLSLGVLPLIVLAVALVATGALQWLFAHTALGRSFRAVSDDREIAELMGLDAKKVYAFATAIAFVLIALAGALQGMRTTVSPSDGTLLLLFAFEAVIIGGMGSFWGTLAGAMILGIAQQVGFRLDPGWGIWFGHIVFLAVLVFRPQGLFPKTRG